A stretch of the Desulfobacter sp. genome encodes the following:
- a CDS encoding glycosyltransferase, protein MRIAMLSPIAWRTPPRHYGPWEKVASLLTEALVKNGHDVTLFATGDSITRSALHAVCSKGYEEDSSIIPKVYECLHISELFDHAEEFDIIHNNFDFLPLTYTGHTQTPVVTTIHGFSSPGILPVYQKYNQKTFYVSISDADRATSLEYIDTIHHGIDIKEFDFQSNPEDYLLFFGRFHPDKGAKEAIEIARACDRRLIMAGIIQDVDYFQKFINPYIDDGSVSYLCSVGPEKRNEILGKAHALLHPINFNEPFGLSVIEAMACGTPVIANSRGSMPELIQDNKNGFLVSSTEEAILAVDRIRDIDREFCRRTVADHFTIDCMVKKYIRVYEQILEITKREDHRPWGFYQVLSDEDTVKNKKIVVYPGKRLSLQRHQYRDEHWYIVSGKGEWTLDSKTIGVTAGQSVDIPRKSIHRIKNNGQENLVFMEIQTGDYFGEDDIERLADDFGRI, encoded by the coding sequence ATGCGTATTGCCATGCTGTCACCGATTGCCTGGCGGACTCCGCCACGGCATTACGGCCCCTGGGAAAAGGTGGCCTCACTCTTAACCGAAGCCCTGGTAAAAAACGGTCATGACGTCACCTTGTTTGCCACAGGGGATTCCATTACACGCAGCGCTCTTCATGCTGTCTGCTCCAAGGGATATGAAGAGGATTCGAGCATTATCCCAAAAGTATATGAATGCCTTCATATTTCTGAACTCTTTGATCATGCCGAAGAGTTTGATATCATTCACAATAATTTTGATTTTTTGCCTCTGACCTATACCGGCCATACGCAAACGCCTGTGGTTACCACCATCCATGGTTTTTCATCACCGGGAATTTTACCGGTGTATCAAAAATATAATCAAAAAACCTTTTACGTTTCCATCAGTGATGCGGACCGGGCAACGAGTCTGGAATATATTGACACCATTCATCACGGCATTGATATAAAAGAGTTTGATTTCCAGTCGAATCCAGAAGATTATCTGTTGTTTTTCGGTCGTTTCCATCCTGACAAAGGGGCAAAAGAGGCCATTGAAATTGCCCGGGCATGCGACAGAAGACTGATCATGGCAGGGATAATTCAGGATGTTGATTATTTTCAAAAATTCATCAACCCATATATTGACGATGGTTCAGTCAGTTATCTATGCAGTGTAGGGCCTGAAAAAAGAAATGAAATTCTGGGCAAAGCACATGCACTACTTCATCCCATCAATTTCAACGAGCCCTTTGGCCTTAGTGTAATCGAAGCCATGGCCTGCGGTACTCCAGTGATCGCTAATAGTCGCGGGAGCATGCCCGAGCTTATCCAGGACAATAAAAATGGATTTCTTGTTTCCAGTACAGAAGAGGCAATCCTTGCGGTTGACCGCATCAGAGATATTGACCGTGAATTTTGTAGGCGAACCGTGGCGGATCATTTCACCATCGACTGCATGGTAAAAAAATATATCCGTGTTTATGAGCAGATACTTGAAATAACCAAACGTGAAGACCACCGTCCCTGGGGTTTTTATCAAGTTCTTTCCGATGAAGATACGGTGAAAAATAAAAAAATAGTGGTCTATCCGGGAAAGCGTCTGAGCCTTCAGCGTCACCAATACCGAGATGAACACTGGTATATCGTTAGCGGCAAAGGAGAATGGACACTTGACAGTAAAACAATCGGAGTGACCGCCGGACAATCCGTTGATATCCCACGGAAATCCATTCATAGAATTAAAAATAATGGCCAGGAAAACCTGGTGTTTATGGAAATTCAGACCGGAGATTATTTTGGCGAAGATGATATTGAACGTCTGGCCGATGATTTCGGAAGAATTTGA